In Diaphorobacter ruginosibacter, the genomic stretch TGCCTGCACTCGAGGTGCTGGACGACGTGATGTACAAGGCGATCGCCGTGGGTTTCGCCTTCTTCACCATTGCCACCGTGCTGGGCGCGCTGTGGGCGGCAGAGGCCTGGGGCGGATACTGGAGCTGGGACCCGAAGGAGACCTGGGCGCTGATCGTGTGGCTGAACTATGCAGCCTGGTTGCACATGCGCCTCATGAAGGGCCTGCGCGGCACCATGTCGGCCTGGTGGGCGCTGGTTGGGCTGGCGGTCACCACCTTCGCCTTCCTCGGCGTGAACATGTTCCTGAGCGGCCTGCACAGTTACGGTGAACTTTGAGCGGTCCGGCTGACTCCATGTGATGTGCCCGTGCTCTCCGGTGCGGGCCCATGCGCAACAGATGCGGAGGCACAAGTCATGTTGATTCGTACAAACGACAGCGGTTTCAACCACCCTCATCCCTCGGAGATCACACCGCGTGCGGCCTATGAGCGCCGGCAATTCATGCAGGGGCTGGTGGCCGGAGGGGCGGCGGCGTCCGGTGCCCTGGGTCTGTTGCCAGGCGTGGCACAGGCCGCCCAGGGGGACGCGGGCTATACCCTGTCGGGCAAGCTGGCCACACTGCCTTCCATGCGCTCGAAGGTGAGCGGGGCGGCCACGATGGAAAAGCTCACGGCCTACAAGGACGCCACCACCTACAACAACTTCTACGAGTTCGGCACGGACAAGTCGGATCCCGCTCGCCATGCCGGAACCTTGCGTACCCGACCGTGGAAGGTGGAGGTGACGGGGCTGGTCGGCAAGCCCATGACCTTCGGCATCGAGGAGCTTCTCAAGCTCAGCGCCCAGGAGGAGCGTGTCTACCGGCTGCGCTGCGTGGAGGGCTGGTCGATGGTGATTCCCTGGATCGGCTATTCGCTGTCGGAGCTGCTCAAGCGTGTGGAGCCGACGGCGGCGGCAAAGTATGTGGAGTTCGTCACGCTGGCCGACAAGGCGACGATGCCGTTCGTGGGCTCGCGCGTGCTGGACTGGCCCTACACGGAGGGCTTGCGGCTGGACGAGGCGATGCATCCGCTCACGCTGCTGTCCTTCGGCATGTATGGCGAGGTGCTGCCGAATCAGAATGGTGCGCCGGTGCGCCTGGTCGTGCCATGGAAGTACGGCTTCAAGAGTGCCAAGAGCATCGTCAAGATCGTGCTCACCGACAAGGAGCCGGGCACGGCCTGGAACAAGGCCGCGAAGAATGAGTACGGCTTTTACTCCAACGTGAATCCCGATGTGGACCATCCGCGCTGGAGCCAGGCCACGGAGCGGCGCATCGGTGAAGACGGCCTGTTCGCCCGCAAGCGCAAGACGCTGATGTTCAACGGCTACGAGGCGCAGGTCGGCCAGCTGTATGCCGGCATGGATCTCAAGAAGTACTACTGATGGACAGGGCGGGGTCTTGAGGTTCGGCGGGCCGGCATTCATTCTTTCGTGATGCAGAAAAATTCTTCCCAAGCGACGGATGCCGTGCTGCGCGGCCGGTGGGTCAAGCCGCTGGCCTTCATGCTGTGCCTTGTCCCATTCTCATGGTTGCTGTACGCCGCGTTCAATGATCAGCTGGGCGCCAACCCAGCCGAGGCGCTGGTGCGTTCCACGGGGGACTGGACGCTTCGCATGCTCTGCGTGGTGCTGGCAGTCACGCCCCTGCGGCAATGGCTGGCGCTGCCATCGCTCGGGAGGCTGCGACGCATGCTGGGTCTGTTTGCCTACTTCTATGCGGCACTGCACCTGCTTTCCTATGCCTGGTTCGACATGGGGTTCGAGCTTCCCGAGTTGCTGCGTGACATCGCCAAGCGGCCATTCATCCTGGTGGGATTCGCGGCATTCCTTCTGCTGACCGCGTTGGCGATCACATCCCCCAAAGCGGCCGTCAGGGCCCTGGGCGGCAAGCGCTGGCAGATGCTGCACCGCGCCGTCTACCTCTGCGCTGGTCTTGCACTGCTGCATTTCTTCTGGATGCGCGCAGGCAAGAACAACTTTGCCGAAGTCTTTGTCTATGCGTTCATCGTGGCCGGGCTGCTGCTGGCGCGGGTGGCGTGGCGGCTGCGCAGCCGGCGGCAGGCGGCGGCCTGAAGGACTCGGCAGTGCCTGCTGCCGACAGCAGCGAAATAGTCGGCGAACCAGTCAGCGCGCTGGGCAGGATCAGGGTCGAAACTGGCGGGAGACCGGGTCGATCCTGCCCGTGGGCAACTGGTAGCTTCGTTCATCGAACAGGTCGATGCCGCAGGCGAGGCCATCCAGCCAATTGTAGAAGTCGTTGATCGCCTGGGTGCCTTTGATCGGGGCGCCATGCTGCGGAACAATCATGGCGACATCCAGCTGCCGGGCCATGCGTGTCCACAGCCGCAAGATCTTGTTGGACACCATGTAGCGCCTGTGGAAGCCTTCCATGCGCGCGATGTGCGGGAGCAGATCGGTCACGGGCTCGCGAGCTTCCGTGCCCGACATCATCGACACGCCCAGATCGCCGCTGAACAGAATCTTGCTGATGGGGTCGTAGAAGTGGAAATTGCCTTCCGCATGCATGAAGTGCGCGGGCAGGAGGTGCAGCACGGATTGCCCCAGGGGAAGCTGTGCGCCCTGGTCCGGGACGCCGATCACGCGGTTTTCCGTCTTGCCAACCTTGGTGAAATGCGGTGCAAAGCGCTCCCAGATGCGCGAGATGACCAATTGCGCCTTGGTGCTGGTCATCCAGCGATCCAGCGAGGCGATGATGTCCGGATCGGCGTGGGAGGCCACCAGATAGGAGAGCCTGCTCGGCGGGAAGTACTTCGTCATTCCCATGAACAGTTCGTTGAACGCGAGATTTCCGCCCGGATCCAGGATGGCACCGGTATCGCCGTCGACGATCAGGAACTGATTCGCTTGAACTGCCGCGCCATCTTCCTCGATCAGGTCCGAGAACATCAGGCAGATATGGCGCTTGTCTCGGTAAAGTTCTACGGGTTCCAGTGACATAAAGCAGCTTTGAATCAAAAGCTGCAATTTATGCGGGATATCAATAAGTCGTATTGATTGAAATCAAGACGCGACCCGGGGCAGGGCGAGACACGAGGGCAAGGAGTGTCGTTGCCGCCTCACGCTATCATGGCTGCGAACGGGAGGCCGGGCTGGGCTCGGCGGTGCTTGCGGGGGCCGCCTCCCGGGACGGCTTCCTGGCTGGATTCAGCGTTTCCGGCAGGGTGGCGCGCTGTGCGGCGGCCGGCTCGGTCGGCAGATACAGCGGGCCGCGCTGCCCGCAGGCAACAGTGACCACCGCAATCCCGCCAAGGGCAATGGTCCTGAATAGAATTTGGCAAGACTTCAACATATCTGAATTGTAATGACTGACCTTGAATTCATGGATCGCGCAGAAAAAGTTCTTCTGGCCATCGAACAATGCTGCGACACCATCAACGAAAACACGGATGCCGACCTGGACAGCCAGCGCTCCGGCGGGTTGGTGACCATCACCTTCAGCAACCGCAGCCAGATCGTGGTCAACCTGCAGAAGCCGCTGCACGAAATCTGGATGGCGGCCCAGAGTGGTGGCTACCACTACAAGTTCGATGGCGAGGTGTGGCGCGACACCAAGGGGAGTGGCGAGTTCTTCGCAGAACTGAGCCGCGATGCGAGCGCGCAGTCAGGGCAGGCACTCGTTTTCAAGATCGAAGCTTGACAAGGGGCTGCCGAAAGGAGGTGGATTCCGCTTTTGCTTGAGCAGTGAGCCTGCGAAGTGACCGAGGCGCTTGGAACTCGCACCACAACGCCGAGACAGGGTTTGAGACGAGGCGTCGCCGACGCAGACATACCTTTTGGTAGGCAAGGAGGCGCAACGAAGGATCAAGCCCTGTATCGGCGCCTCCGCACGGTTGAACAGTCGAAGCCGGAGGCTTCGTTTGAGCATGCCAGTGCAGGCGTATAGCGCTTCATTTGCGTGCCGAATGTTGTTGACTCGGTACTTCAATAAAAAAGGCCGCCTGATGGCGGCCTGTTTCAATTGCGGAACAGATCCAGGATCTTGTTGCGCTCTTCGGTGGCGGGCGGTGCGGTCGGTGCAACGCCGGATGCAGCCCCCCCGGAGTCGAGTCCCACGTTGGCAACACCGCCGCTGCGTGCATATTCCTCGTACATCCAGTCACCACTCACATTCACGAGGCCAGGCGGCACGGTAGGTTCCGAAACGGGGACGCCCTTGAGTGCCCGCTCCATGTAGCTGATCCAGATGGGCAGGCTCAGGCCGCCGCCGGTTTCACGGCTACCCAGGTTGCGCGGCGTGTCGTAGCCGATCCAGGTGACGGCCACGTTCGTCGGCTGGAAGCCGGCAAACCAGGCATCGAATGCGTCGTTGGTCGTCCCTGTCTTGCCATAGATGTCGGGGCGCTTGAGCGTGCCCTGCGCGCGGGCCGCGGTGCCCGAACGGGCGACTTCCTGCAGCAGGCTGTCCATGATGAAGGCGTTGCGGGCATCGATGGCACGCTCGGAATTGGCGAGCGAAGGAGGCTGCACTTCCGAGATCACATGGCCGCGGTGGTCCGTCACGCGGGCGATCAGGTAGGGATTCACGCGGTAGCCGCCATTGGCGAAGACCGAGTAGCCCGTCATGAGCTGCATGGGCGTCACCGAGCCCGCGCCCAGCGCCATCGTCAGGTAGGCAGGCTGCTTGTCCGCATCAAAGCCGAAGCGCGTCACCCAGCTCTGGGCAAACTTCGGCCCCACGGCCTGCAGCACGCGGATGGAGACGAGATTCTTGGAGCGCGCCAGTCCCGTGCGCATGGTCATGGGACCGTCGTAGCGTCCGTCGTAGTTCTTGGGCTCCCAGGGCTGGCCACCGGTGACACCCGCGCTGAAGAACAGCGGCGCATCGTTGATGACCGTGGAGGGGGAAAAGCCCTTTTCCAGCGCGGCGGAGTAGATGAACGGCTTGAAGCTCGAGCCTGGCTGGCGCCATGCCTGGGTGACGTGATTGAACTTGTTCTTGTCGAAGTCGAATCCCCCCACCAGGGCCTTGATGGCGCCCGTGCGCGGGTCGGACGAGACGAATGCGCCCTCCACCTCGGGCAGTTGCGTGATCTCCCAGCCCTGCTTGGGTGTCTGGACGACGCGCACGATGGCCCCGCGGCGAAGCTTGATGTTGGGCGGTGCCTTGTCGCTCAGTCCGGATTGCACCGGCTTGAGGCCGTCACCCGTGATCGTGATGGGCTCGCCATTCGCGCGTGCCACCACCACCTTCTTGGCCGATGCCTCGAGCACGACGGCAGCAAGCACGTTGCCGTTGTCGGGGTGGTTGGCCAGAGCGTCGTCGATGGCGTCCTCAGCCTCGGCGGCATCCTTGGGCAGCTCGACAAAGCGCTCGGGGCCGCGATAGTGCTGGCGACGTTCATAGTCCATGATGCCCTTGCGCAGGGCCAGGTAGGCAGTTTCCTGGTCGCCGGCATTCAGCGTGGTGTAGACGTTCAGTCCGCGCGTGTAGGCCTCGTTGCCGTACTGCGCGAAGATCATCTGGCGCACCATCTCGGCCACGTATTCGGCGTGGATGCGGGTGTCGTCGCTGCCGGAGCGCAGCTTGAGATCCTCCTGCTTGGCTTCCGCTGCCTGTGCGGCCGTGATGAAGCCGTTTTCCTGCATGCGCTCGATGATGTAGAGCTGTCGGCTGCGTGCGCGCTTGGGGTTGCTGATGGGGTTGTAGGCCGAAGGCGCCTTGGGCAGGCCGGCCAGCATCGCGGCCTCGGCGATGGTGATGGATTTCAGTGGCTTGCCGAAATAGGTCTCGGCCGCAGCAGCAAAACCATAGGCGCGATTGCCCAGATAGATCTGGTTCATGTAGATCTCGAGAATCTGGTTCTTGGTCAGCAGATGCTCGAGCTTGAACGTGAGCAGGATTTCGTAGATCTTGCGGGTGAACGTCTTTTCGGATGACAGATAGACATTCCGGGCCACCTGCATGGTGATGGTCGAGGCGCCCTGGCTTTTGACCTTGCCGAGGTTGGCGAGAGCGGCTCGCACCATGCCCTTGTAGTCCACACCGCCATGCTCGAAGAAGCGCGAGTCCTCGATGGCCAGCACGGCATTCTTCATGACATCCGGAATCTCATTGATCGGAGTCAAATTTCGGCGTTCTTCTCCGAACTCGCCCAGCAAAGCGCCTTCCTGTGAGTAGACTCTGAGCGGCAGTTTGGGGCGATAGTCAGCCAACTGCGAGATATCCGGCAGGTTGGGGTAGGCCATGGCCAGACCGATGGCCACCACGATGGCACCTGCCACCACACCCGCTACCGCAATACCGACCAGCCAAGCAAGGATGCGAGTGATCCATGACAGCACGGAGCGGTGGGGGTGAGGTGTATTTTTGGGGGTCGAAGGAGTGTCGGTTCGCGGCATAGGCTCTCACAGGATAGCCGTGCATTATAAAAACTGTCGTGTTGCCCGGCGTTTCATCATGTGTAGCACCACAACTGCGGGAGGCAGGGGTGCTCGTCTCGGGGGGAACGTCTGCTTTTGACAACGGCTGGATCACTATCGCGAGCCAAAACTCTTTGCTGGATAAGTACCTTACTGATAGCATTCATGTGAAGTGTTAAGTATTGTTGCACTGCATAGGTAGAAATTTTGGGAGGCGATCTTGATAGCAATGGGGTCTATTTTTGGTCGGCAGTCTGCCCCATTGCTTGGGATAGACATCAGTTCGTCCAGCGTCAAGCTCGTGGAGTTGGGCCGTGACAAGACAGGCAACCTGGTGCTCGAGCGCTGTGCCATCGAGCCACTGGAGAGAGGGTGGATCACCGATGGCAACATCGAAAAATTCGATGAGGTGGCCGAGGCCATCCGGCGTCTCGTGAAGAAAAGCGGAACGCGCACCAAGCACGTGGCCCTGGCACTGCCTTCGTCGGCAGTGATCACCAAGCGCATCACTCTGCCCGCCGGATTGAGCGAGCAGGAGATGGAAGTTCAGGTCGAATCTGAAGCAAATCAATACATCCCTTTCTCTTTGGACGAGGTGAGCCTCGATTTCTGCGTTATTGGGCAGAGCAAGTCGGCGCCCGATGACGTCGACGTCCTGATTGCTGCATCGCGCAAGGAAAAGGTGCAGGATCGCCAGGGACTGGCTGAGGCCGCAGGCCTCAAGGCGGTAGTGGTGGACATCGAGTCCAACGCATCACGCATGGCTGCCAACCGTCTCGTCGAATCACTGCCCAACAAGGGCAAGGATGCCGTCGTTGCATTGTTCGAGATTGGCGCGATGACCACCAGCATGCAGGTACTCCGCAACGACGAGGTGCTCTACGACCGGGATCAGGCATTCGGTGGTGCACAGCTCACGCAGCTGATCGTCCGCCAATACGGCTTTTCCCAGGAAGAGGCCGAATCCAAGAAGCGCGGCGGTGATCTGCCGGAGGATTATGTTTCCGCGGTGCAGCGCCCCTTCGTGGACAGCCTGTCGCAGGAAATTGCGCGCGCGCTGCAGTTCTTCTTCACCAGCACACCCTACAACCGCGTGGATCACATCATGCTGGCCGGTGGTTCTGCTCCGCTTTCAGGGCTGACCGAGGCCGTGACAAAGGGCACTGGATTTGCATGCTCCACGGTCAATCCCTTTGACGGCATGGAGATTGCCGGCTCGGTGCGTCTGAAGAAAATGGTGCGAGAGGCGCCAACCTATCTGACTTCGTGCGGATTGGCGATGCGGAGGTTTCTGCAGTGATTTTGATCAACCTGCTTCCTCATAGAGAAGCTGCAAAGAAACGCAGGAAAGAGGCGTTTCAAGTCACCATGGTCATGGCGGCGCTGATCGGCGCAGCCATTGCCGGTGGCGTGTACTGGTGGTTCCAGAACCAGATCGAGAACCAGCAGGCGCGCAATGCGTTCCTGACTCGGGAAATCAAGCAACTTGACGAACAGATCAAGGAAATTGCCACGATCGAGAGCGAGATCGCCGCACTGCGCGCACGCCAGAAGGCCGTGGAGGATCTGCAGGCCGATCGCAATCTGCCGGTGCATCTGCTGACCGAGTTGGTGGCGCAGATGCCTGATGGTATTTACATCACCAGTGTCAAGCAAGTGGATCAGACGGTTGAGATGCATGGCATGGCGCAGTCCCAGGAACGTGTGTCTGAACTGCTTCGCAATATCTCCGGCAATACCCCATGGTTTGCCAAGCCTGAATTGCTGGAAATCGTGGCGGCCAATGCAACTCTTTCTCCGAAAGATGTGCGCAGGGTGGCGTCATTCAAGATGCGTTTCCGTTTGATGCGGGCCTCGGATTTGAAGAAAGAAGC encodes the following:
- a CDS encoding PilN domain-containing protein; this translates as MILINLLPHREAAKKRRKEAFQVTMVMAALIGAAIAGGVYWWFQNQIENQQARNAFLTREIKQLDEQIKEIATIESEIAALRARQKAVEDLQADRNLPVHLLTELVAQMPDGIYITSVKQVDQTVEMHGMAQSQERVSELLRNISGNTPWFAKPELLEIVAANATLSPKDVRRVASFKMRFRLMRASDLKKEADAAEKAEKAEKAKLPKGNANGK
- a CDS encoding sulfite oxidase heme-binding subunit YedZ, translating into MQKNSSQATDAVLRGRWVKPLAFMLCLVPFSWLLYAAFNDQLGANPAEALVRSTGDWTLRMLCVVLAVTPLRQWLALPSLGRLRRMLGLFAYFYAALHLLSYAWFDMGFELPELLRDIAKRPFILVGFAAFLLLTALAITSPKAAVRALGGKRWQMLHRAVYLCAGLALLHFFWMRAGKNNFAEVFVYAFIVAGLLLARVAWRLRSRRQAAA
- the cyaY gene encoding iron donor protein CyaY, producing the protein MTDLEFMDRAEKVLLAIEQCCDTINENTDADLDSQRSGGLVTITFSNRSQIVVNLQKPLHEIWMAAQSGGYHYKFDGEVWRDTKGSGEFFAELSRDASAQSGQALVFKIEA
- the lptM gene encoding LPS translocon maturation chaperone LptM — protein: MLKSCQILFRTIALGGIAVVTVACGQRGPLYLPTEPAAAQRATLPETLNPARKPSREAAPASTAEPSPASRSQP
- a CDS encoding penicillin-binding protein 1A; the protein is MPRTDTPSTPKNTPHPHRSVLSWITRILAWLVGIAVAGVVAGAIVVAIGLAMAYPNLPDISQLADYRPKLPLRVYSQEGALLGEFGEERRNLTPINEIPDVMKNAVLAIEDSRFFEHGGVDYKGMVRAALANLGKVKSQGASTITMQVARNVYLSSEKTFTRKIYEILLTFKLEHLLTKNQILEIYMNQIYLGNRAYGFAAAAETYFGKPLKSITIAEAAMLAGLPKAPSAYNPISNPKRARSRQLYIIERMQENGFITAAQAAEAKQEDLKLRSGSDDTRIHAEYVAEMVRQMIFAQYGNEAYTRGLNVYTTLNAGDQETAYLALRKGIMDYERRQHYRGPERFVELPKDAAEAEDAIDDALANHPDNGNVLAAVVLEASAKKVVVARANGEPITITGDGLKPVQSGLSDKAPPNIKLRRGAIVRVVQTPKQGWEITQLPEVEGAFVSSDPRTGAIKALVGGFDFDKNKFNHVTQAWRQPGSSFKPFIYSAALEKGFSPSTVINDAPLFFSAGVTGGQPWEPKNYDGRYDGPMTMRTGLARSKNLVSIRVLQAVGPKFAQSWVTRFGFDADKQPAYLTMALGAGSVTPMQLMTGYSVFANGGYRVNPYLIARVTDHRGHVISEVQPPSLANSERAIDARNAFIMDSLLQEVARSGTAARAQGTLKRPDIYGKTGTTNDAFDAWFAGFQPTNVAVTWIGYDTPRNLGSRETGGGLSLPIWISYMERALKGVPVSEPTVPPGLVNVSGDWMYEEYARSGGVANVGLDSGGAASGVAPTAPPATEERNKILDLFRN
- the msrP gene encoding protein-methionine-sulfoxide reductase catalytic subunit MsrP, giving the protein MLIRTNDSGFNHPHPSEITPRAAYERRQFMQGLVAGGAAASGALGLLPGVAQAAQGDAGYTLSGKLATLPSMRSKVSGAATMEKLTAYKDATTYNNFYEFGTDKSDPARHAGTLRTRPWKVEVTGLVGKPMTFGIEELLKLSAQEERVYRLRCVEGWSMVIPWIGYSLSELLKRVEPTAAAKYVEFVTLADKATMPFVGSRVLDWPYTEGLRLDEAMHPLTLLSFGMYGEVLPNQNGAPVRLVVPWKYGFKSAKSIVKIVLTDKEPGTAWNKAAKNEYGFYSNVNPDVDHPRWSQATERRIGEDGLFARKRKTLMFNGYEAQVGQLYAGMDLKKYY
- a CDS encoding MBL fold metallo-hydrolase, with amino-acid sequence MSLEPVELYRDKRHICLMFSDLIEEDGAAVQANQFLIVDGDTGAILDPGGNLAFNELFMGMTKYFPPSRLSYLVASHADPDIIASLDRWMTSTKAQLVISRIWERFAPHFTKVGKTENRVIGVPDQGAQLPLGQSVLHLLPAHFMHAEGNFHFYDPISKILFSGDLGVSMMSGTEAREPVTDLLPHIARMEGFHRRYMVSNKILRLWTRMARQLDVAMIVPQHGAPIKGTQAINDFYNWLDGLACGIDLFDERSYQLPTGRIDPVSRQFRP
- a CDS encoding pilus assembly protein PilM encodes the protein MIAMGSIFGRQSAPLLGIDISSSSVKLVELGRDKTGNLVLERCAIEPLERGWITDGNIEKFDEVAEAIRRLVKKSGTRTKHVALALPSSAVITKRITLPAGLSEQEMEVQVESEANQYIPFSLDEVSLDFCVIGQSKSAPDDVDVLIAASRKEKVQDRQGLAEAAGLKAVVVDIESNASRMAANRLVESLPNKGKDAVVALFEIGAMTTSMQVLRNDEVLYDRDQAFGGAQLTQLIVRQYGFSQEEAESKKRGGDLPEDYVSAVQRPFVDSLSQEIARALQFFFTSTPYNRVDHIMLAGGSAPLSGLTEAVTKGTGFACSTVNPFDGMEIAGSVRLKKMVREAPTYLTSCGLAMRRFLQ